In Lodderomyces elongisporus chromosome 1, complete sequence, a genomic segment contains:
- the DPH1 gene encoding Diphthamide biosynthesis protein 1 (BUSCO:EOG09261X9E) produces MSPVEAPSAAIIDTSSSSSSSSSSADKPKVTKRRFVGKKTTKCTEPNTQDQSLTKTNNPKRHISRVQNQIPDEILNDKDINEAIKLLPSNYNFEIHKTIWNIKKQGAKRVALQMPEGLLIYSLVISDILEEFCQVETVVMGDVSYGACCIDDFTARSLDCDFIVHYAHSCLVPIDITEIKVLYVFVTIGIDEKHLVNTIKRNFDQGTQIAVFGTIQFNPTIHSVKATLENDPEKPIYLIPPQSRPLSKGELLGCTSARLNNEHIKATIYVGDGRFHLESSMIHNPEIPAYRYDPYDQKFTREYYDQEEMTQVREDAMLTSKRAKKIGLILGALGRQGNPKTLNMLENELSRKGVEVVKIILSEIFPQKLAMFDDVDAFIQVACPRLSIDWGYAFNKPLLTPYEAMVMLEKDKMWNKSYYPMDYYAKDGYGRGQIPDHEVKT; encoded by the coding sequence atgaGTCCCGTTGAAGCACCTTCAGCAGCAATAATAGacacttcttcttcctcttcttcttcttcttcttctgcagATAAACCTAAAGTCACCAAGCGAAGATTTgttggaaagaaaacaacaaaatgcACAGAGCCAAACACACAAGATCAATCTCTTACCAAGACAAACAATCCTAAACGACATATTAGTCGCGTTCAGAATCAAATTCCTGATGAGATTTTGAATGACAAGGATATAAACGAAGCAATTAAACTCTTGCCTTCAAATTACAATTTTGAAATCCACAAAACAATTTGGAATATCAAAAAGCAAGGCGCCAAGAGAGTCGCTTTGCAAATGCCAGAAGGTCTCCTAATTTACTCACTAGTCATATCAGATATCTTGGAGGAATTTTGCCAAGTAGAGACCGTAGTAATGGGAGATGTATCTTATGGTGCTTGTTGTATCGACGATTTCACAGCTCGGTCGCTAGATTGTGATTTTATTGTTCATTATGCACATTCCTGTCTCGTACCGATTGATATTACAGAAATTAAGGTGTTGTATGTCTTTGTGACCATTGGTATAGATGAAAAGCATCTTGTCAATACCATAAAGAGGAATTTCGACCAAGGTACTCAAATAGCCGTGTTTGGTACAATCCAGTTTAACCCTACTATTCATAGCGTTAAAGCCACACTTGAAAATGATCCAGAAAAACCCATTTACCTCATCCCTCCTCAAAGTCGACCATTATCGAAAGGTGAACTTTTGGGGTGCACATCTGCTAGACTAAACAACGAGCATATCAAGGCCACCATATACGTGGGTGACGGCCGATTCCATCTTGAAAGTTCCATGATCCATAACCCTGAAATCCCAGCATACAGGTACGACCCATATGACCAAAAGTTCACAAGAGAATATTACGATCAAGAAGAGATGACGCAAGTAAGAGAGGACGCTATGCTTACATCCAAGCGGgctaaaaaaattggattAATTCTTGGTGCATTGGGAAGACAAGGTAACCCAAAGACATTAAATATGCTAGAAAATGAATTGCTGCGAAAAGGAGTTGAGGTTGTCAAAATCATCCTTAGTGAAATTTTCCCCCAGAAACTTGCAATGTTTGATGATGTCGATGCGTTCATCCAAGTTGCATGTCCCAGATTGTCAATCGATTGGGGCTATGCATTTAACAAACCGCTTTTAACGCCATACGAGGCAATGGTGATGTtagaaaaagacaagatGTGGAACAAATCATACTACCCAATGGACTATTATGCAAAAGATGGTTATGGTCGTGGTCAAATACCAGATCATGAGGTGAAGACATGA
- the COG6 gene encoding Golgi transport complex subunit 6 (BUSCO:EOG09260KCB) translates to MDFLEFDSFTPHDTNVSLPQPQPALSIPIATNLESFSKKFSNFSLSRNLSSFSQQTTTNNESGIENSGNGDKDFKDMKVQESKVFEKYVKQSLLFLEKDDKSTSERSDILVNRQDHFESLGPRLARVLNDSMSESMMKEMFSDIENKKTALANSGSNSKLYEENQVKNLVEPGFVGAMTRKKLRSQVEFSLTKTQTKMLKEYQPILRHLKVIESRLKKLNDLNDEINTRLNKTANGSTQFTEKVGLMSSERTAVEIKQGLLTAFKSQFTLNEYEEFILASGDLNHDFFEALAKAEQIVERCSILLSEDNPQLGLKIMSKMNNVINKAIDRIVTYCNKTLDNTYSLSSKARLQTLHECFKFLKNKLNFLSSIVDKFSASRSKAVLEEFYKQTQASQEGMGIGVGVGAGVNSGVGSNAGELVRPLSSRRRSSAKSAASITGSETVRPVYMSAHDPIRYVGDFLAYVHSLAVNESETIKNIFTMGDDNDREFDNIIYQIRNKVLQSLARPIKSRIEQLIFSETKLSIIFQIFNLVELYSVMFAKQLHDSEDLVETMLVLVKSCQDKIFSTISGKLASIRASNQAKLELNSDLQPPEWIIDFYSEILYVIDQVTTKTVLNLPPEENERFLKLIVNEPISIFKDHVQHSQLLLHDKRDTLIIQFNFLDLVQSKIMPISILSDKVLEINDMNLELTKQLTELELTQILKGSQLYDYYNIINMICPFTDDFFEVSIYEPIIENKLYNLEQLHKADSALQEFLPNAMIEIQQSLLKLNSPVTVSDVIDNAFIEFIKFYQKLNTINKEYLQYSFTWSTYDIATLLGIEESRYQDQEQN, encoded by the coding sequence ATGGATTTCCTTGAATTTGATAGCTTTACACCCCATGATACCAATGTCAGTCTTCCTCAACCACAGCCAGCTTTATCTATTCCTATAGCTACCAACTTGGAAAGCTTTAGtaaaaagttttcaaatttttcattatcaAGAAACCTTTCCAGCTTCTCCCAACAGACAACAACCAATAATGAAAGCGGTATTGAGAACAGTGGAAATGGAGATAAAGATTTCAAAGATATGAAAGTGCAGGAGAGCAAGGTGTTTGAGAAATACGTAAAACAgtcattgttgtttcttgagAAAGATGACAAGTCTACACTGGAAAGGCTGGATATTTTAGTAAACCGTCAAGACCATTTTGAGTCTTTGGGTCCACGACTTGCAAGGGTACTCAATGACTCTATGAGCGAATCTATGATGAAAGAAATGTTTAGtgatattgaaaacaagaaaactGCATTGGCAAATTCTggttcaaattcaaaactaTATGAGGAGAACCAGGTTAAAAATTTGGTGGAGCCAGGTTTTGTAGGTGCAATGACGAGAAAGAAACTTAGAAGTCAAGTTGAGTTCTCGTTAACCAAAACTCAAACCAAGATGCTCAAAGAGTACCAGCCTATATTGCGACACCTCAAAGTAATAGAATCGCGgttgaagaaattaaaTGACTTGAATGACGAAATAAATACACGTTTAAACAAAACCGCAAATGGCTCGACTCAATTTACGGAAAAAGTAGGACTTATGAGCTCTGAAAGAACTGCTGTTGAGATCAAGCAGGGTTTATTAACCGCATTCAAATCACAATTTACATTAAATGAATATGAGGAGTTTATTTTAGCTTCTGGTGATTTGAACCACGACTTCTTTGAGGCACTAGCCAAAGCAGAACAGATTGTTGAAAGATGCTCAATCTTGCTTTCCGAAGACAACCCACAATTGGGTTTGAAGATTATGTCCAAGATGAACAACGTTATCAATAAGGCAATAGATAGGATTGTCACCTACTGCAACAAAACATTGGACAACACTTATTCCCTCAGCTCCAAGGCTAGATTACAGACACTTCACGAATGCTTTAAATTcctcaaaaacaaattaaatttCTTATCGTCAATTGTCGATAAATTTAGTGCCTCGAGATCGAAAGCTGTGCTCGAGGAATTCTATAAGCAGACGCAAGCGTCGCAAGAAGGAATGGgtattggtgttggtgttggtgctggtgttaATAGTGGCGTTGGTTCCAACGCTGGTGAGCTCGTGAGACCTTTATCATCTCGCAGGCGATCTAGTGCTAAATCTGCAGCTTCAATAACAGGCTCTGAAACCGTTAGGCCTGTTTACATGTCTGCGCATGATCCTATTCGATATGTAGGAGATTTTCTCGCTTATGTTCATTCTTTGGCAGTGAATGAGTCGGAAACaattaaaaatatattCACAATGGGAGATGATAATGATCGAGAATTTGACAATATAATCTACCAAATCAGAAATAAAGTACTTCAAAGTTTGGCGCGTCCAATAAAGTCTAGAATCGAGCAACTCATATTttcagaaacaaaattgtcAATAATATTTCAGATCTTCAACCTCGTAGAGTTGTACTCCGTGATGTTTGCGAAGCAGTTGCACGATTCTGAAGATTTGGTAGAAACTATGCTTGTGTTGGTGAAAAGTTGTCAGGATAAGATATTTTCAACCATTTCTGGAAAATTGGCATCTATAAGGGCAAGCAACCAAGCAAAGCTTGAACTCAATTCAGATCTTCAACCACCAGAATGGATTATTGATTTTTACAGTGAAATCTTGTACGTCATTGATCAAGTTACCACGAAGACGGTGTTGAATTTACCACCCgaggaaaatgaaagattCCTAAAGCTTATTGTTAATGAGCCAATCAGTATTTTCAAAGATCATGTTCAGCACAGCCAACTTCTCTTGCATGACAAGAGAGACACTCTCATAATCCAGTTTAATTTCTTGGATTTAGTGCAATCTAAAATAATGCCAATTTCAATATTATCTGATAAAGTACTAGAAATCAACGACATGAACTTGGAGTTGACGAAACAATTGACTGAATTGGAACTCACACAAATATTAAAGGGAAGCCAGTTGTACGATTACTATAATATCATCAATATGATTTGTCCATTCACCGATGATTTTTTCGAAGTATCAATTTATGAGCCAATTATCGAAAACAAGCTTTACAATTTGGAGCAGTTGCATAAAGCAGATTCTGCATTACAAGAGTTTCTTCCCAATGCAATGATTGAGATTCAACAATCTTTATTAAAATTGAACTCGCCAGTTACAGTCAGTGATGTTATCGATAATGCATTTATTGAATTCATCAAATTTTACCAAAAACTAAAtacaataaataaagagTACCTTCAGTATTCATTCACGTGGTCCACTTATGATATAGCGACTTTGCTCGGTATTGAAGAATCGAGATATCAAgatcaagaacaaaactaa